The Brevibacillus humidisoli DNA segment GCATTCGGAAACATACCAGCTTCGCTGCTCCTATAGAAAAAAAATTACACTTCCAATTTACCCTTAAAATGGATACATTTCTACTACAAAATAGAGAAATAATCCAATAAATGAAAAACAACCGGATTCGTTCCGGTTGTTTTGTGAAAAGGCACCCTCTTCGATCTGTGGGTGCCCTATCCGTGTTAATTTTTACCTAAAAATGAGTGGTTGTACCATTTTTTCATCATCTTTCTCTTTCTGTTCCGCCTTGCATAAAGGTAGAAAACGAGAAAGAGATTGAGGAGAAACCAGGTGACAAAAATCGCGTACTTGGCTGCTTGTTGGCCGGCTGATGGTGCCGACTGCTTGTCCGTTTGTTTCGATGCGGCTGGCTGGACAGGAGGCAGCTGCTTTGGCTTCAATGATCGTCGGTACTCCGTTCCTCCTGAAAACTGGAGAAGCAGTTGACCGTCTGCCGTCACCTTTTTCCGATATGTCTCACCGATTGGAGCTGCGACGTACAGATCGTGTTCCGCAAAATACTGCAGGTGGCGTCCCTGCTGGTCCACTGTGGTCGAAGCAAACGTTTCGCCTGCTTTGGCTACCTGCTTCGTTTCATAGTGAGCAAAACCGAAATCAAGCAGTTTGGTTACATCGCTGTATGCCAATTCACTTGATGGAGCTTTCATGGTGACGGCAATCAGTTCTGTCTCTCCTCGCTTGGCCGAAACGACCAGTGTGTTACGGGCCTGATCGGTAAAACCGTTTTTCACACCAGTTGCTCCTTCGTAACGCCAAAGCATCTTGTTGTGGTTGACAATTACCGTATTCCATTCCTCACCCTCCCAAGGGAGTGTCTTGGTCCCCACAATCTCACGGAATGTTGGATTTTTCATCGCGTATTGGGTAATCTTGGCCATATCAGATGCGGTAGTATAGTGGTCTGGATCGTGCAATCCGTGAGCGTTGGTGAAATGAGTATCCTCCACTCCGGTTTTCTCCTGCAAATATTCATTCAACTGCTCACTGAATCGCTCAACACTGCCCGCCAAGTGTTCCGCGATGGCGGTCGCTGCATCATTACCGGAGTTCATCAACAGCCCGTATTCCAGTTTGCGCAGCGTCACCTCTTCGCCTTCTGCCAGGTAGACACGTGTCCCCTCTTCGTATCTGGCCCGTTTCGATACAGTAACAATATCGTCGGGATTTCCGTTTTCAATCGCATAAATGCCGGTGGCAATTTTGGTGATACTAGCCGGGTACAGTCGTTGGTCAGGATTTTTTTCAAACAGCGGATCACCCGATGTAGCATCGATCAGAATCGCCGCTTCTCCGTTTATCTCTTCAGGTGCGAGGGTATCATTCCCTGCGGCACCGGCAGTTCCTGCATGAAAAAAGGGTAAGATCAGTACGTTTATACACAGAATAAGCTTTAGTAAATGTTGGAGCATGGTGACTTGTCCTTTCTGATTCGTAAAACGTTTCTTTATCACCTTACCAATATACCGGGTGAGGGGACAAGTGACAACCTTTCAACAAAACGAGTTCGAGTCAGGAGGACGAGGAAATGAAAATGAGAACGAATCAGGAGGATCAGGCTGTGGAAATGAGGATAAGTCGGGATACGTTGGGAGAAGTGCAAATTCCCCAGGATGTTTATTACGACGCGCAAACTCAGAGGGCTGTGGAGAATTTTCCAATCAGTGGGCTGCGCCTACCGCGTGCATTCATCCGTGCACAAGGGATCATCAAAGCTTCAGCAGCCGCAGCCAATATGGCTGTGGGCAGCCTGCCGCGTGAGATTGGTGAAGTGATTCAGCAGGTCGCCGAAGAAGTAGCCGAGGGAAAATGGGACGATCAATTCGTGGTTGATGTGTTTCAGGCAGGGGCAGGCACATCACAAAATATGAACGCCAATGAAGTCATCGCCAACCTGGCCAATGAACGCCTGGGTGGAAAAAAAGGAGAATTTATACGAGTACACCCGAATGACCATGTGAACATGGCACAGTCGACAAACGATACGATCCATGTCGCCATAAACATTAGTGCCTATACGGAACTGACTGAACGATTACTCCCCACCCTGCGTGAGTTGGTTGACAGTCTGCGCCAAAAACAACAGGAGTTCCAACCGATCTTCAAATCGGGGCGTACTCATCTACAGGATGCTGTTCCGATCCGGTTGGGTCAGGAGTTCGGCGGCTATGCACAGACGCTCGCTAACTGTGAGCAGAGTCTTCACCGCAGCTCTAAGGCACTGCTCGAGATCGGGATCGGTGGAAATGCTGTCGGTACAGGCATTAACGCCCATCCTGATTACCCCCAACGGGCTGTACAGGAGATTGCACGCCGCACCGGTCATCCGTTTCGCCAGCCCGTCGATCGGTTTGCTTTTATGCAAAATACGTCTGCTGCTATCCAGAGCAGCCACGCACTGAAAGAGTTGGCGATTCATCTGATCAAGATCACCAGCGACTTGCGCTTGCTAAGTTCAGGCCCGCGCACCGGCCTTGCCGAACTACAGCTTCCGGCCGTGCAACCAGGCTCCTCCATCATGCCTGGAAAGGTAAATCCGGTTATGTTGGAAATGGTCTACATGGTGGCCAGCCAGGTGATTGGCAATGATGCGACCATTACTGCAGCAGGAATGGGCAGCCAACTGGAGATTAATGTGATGATGCCGGTCATTGCTTTTAATATGTTGTTTTCGATTGACATTCTCACTCAGGCGCTCCGTGTACTGCGCGAACGCTGTATCGAGGGAATTGCAGCAGACGAGCAGCGCTGCTCATCTTATGTGGAGCAAAGTTTGGCGCTGGCGACATCGCTCAACCCCTTGATCGGCTATGAAAAAGCTGCGGAGATCGCCAAACAAGCGTATCGTGAAGGGAAGACGATCCGCGAGATTGCCGGCAGAGAGACCGGGTTGAGTCTTGAGCAGTTGGCGGAACATCTCGATCC contains these protein-coding regions:
- a CDS encoding D-alanyl-D-alanine carboxypeptidase family protein yields the protein MLQHLLKLILCINVLILPFFHAGTAGAAGNDTLAPEEINGEAAILIDATSGDPLFEKNPDQRLYPASITKIATGIYAIENGNPDDIVTVSKRARYEEGTRVYLAEGEEVTLRKLEYGLLMNSGNDAATAIAEHLAGSVERFSEQLNEYLQEKTGVEDTHFTNAHGLHDPDHYTTASDMAKITQYAMKNPTFREIVGTKTLPWEGEEWNTVIVNHNKMLWRYEGATGVKNGFTDQARNTLVVSAKRGETELIAVTMKAPSSELAYSDVTKLLDFGFAHYETKQVAKAGETFASTTVDQQGRHLQYFAEHDLYVAAPIGETYRKKVTADGQLLLQFSGGTEYRRSLKPKQLPPVQPAASKQTDKQSAPSAGQQAAKYAIFVTWFLLNLFLVFYLYARRNRKRKMMKKWYNHSFLGKN
- a CDS encoding class II fumarate hydratase, which codes for MKMRTNQEDQAVEMRISRDTLGEVQIPQDVYYDAQTQRAVENFPISGLRLPRAFIRAQGIIKASAAAANMAVGSLPREIGEVIQQVAEEVAEGKWDDQFVVDVFQAGAGTSQNMNANEVIANLANERLGGKKGEFIRVHPNDHVNMAQSTNDTIHVAINISAYTELTERLLPTLRELVDSLRQKQQEFQPIFKSGRTHLQDAVPIRLGQEFGGYAQTLANCEQSLHRSSKALLEIGIGGNAVGTGINAHPDYPQRAVQEIARRTGHPFRQPVDRFAFMQNTSAAIQSSHALKELAIHLIKITSDLRLLSSGPRTGLAELQLPAVQPGSSIMPGKVNPVMLEMVYMVASQVIGNDATITAAGMGSQLEINVMMPVIAFNMLFSIDILTQALRVLRERCIEGIAADEQRCSSYVEQSLALATSLNPLIGYEKAAEIAKQAYREGKTIREIAGRETGLSLEQLAEHLDPQRHV